A single genomic interval of Selenobaculum gibii harbors:
- a CDS encoding alanine racemase, whose product MKSFKSPYVMIDTPALLIDQNIMMQNLRSMINKAEESKVNLRPHTKTHRMPELARLCLNEGAKGIAVAKIGEAEVMAENGIKDIFIANEIIGEIKYNRLKALHDKIEIRIGVDGKEQIDQIEKVFVNTSKPLEVLIEIEVGENRSGVIEDEALFELGQYILSKKNVVLKGVFSHEGHCYKASCAEECIRLARIAHRRTVAAAELLRTMGHKIDIVSIGSTPSLMHGGIAEGVTEIRPGTFILMDVGQGSAISDFSKCAATVLSSVISRPTAERVVLDAGAKALTSQNRTEGICTTYGYGLIKNSNNVRLSGVFDEHAVLYNRGFREAIAVGDKVEVIPNHICPTCNLYEKAYLVTDGKVIKEIPVLCRGKSQ is encoded by the coding sequence TTGAAATCTTTTAAAAGTCCATATGTAATGATTGATACTCCAGCATTGTTAATTGATCAGAATATTATGATGCAGAATTTACGGTCGATGATAAATAAGGCGGAAGAAAGTAAAGTAAATTTAAGACCTCATACAAAGACGCATCGTATGCCTGAACTTGCTAGGCTTTGTCTTAATGAAGGGGCAAAAGGAATTGCTGTTGCCAAGATTGGTGAAGCGGAAGTCATGGCAGAGAATGGGATAAAGGATATTTTTATTGCAAATGAAATCATTGGTGAAATAAAATATAATAGATTAAAAGCTTTACATGATAAAATTGAAATTCGCATCGGCGTTGATGGCAAAGAACAAATTGATCAAATCGAAAAGGTATTTGTAAATACATCGAAACCTTTAGAAGTATTAATTGAAATTGAAGTTGGGGAAAATCGTTCGGGGGTTATTGAAGATGAGGCTTTATTTGAATTAGGTCAATATATTCTTTCTAAAAAAAATGTAGTGCTTAAAGGTGTATTTTCTCACGAAGGACACTGTTATAAAGCAAGCTGCGCGGAAGAATGCATTAGATTAGCACGAATTGCGCACAGACGTACTGTTGCAGCTGCCGAACTTTTACGAACAATGGGACATAAAATTGATATTGTAAGTATTGGTTCAACACCATCTTTGATGCATGGTGGAATTGCGGAAGGTGTTACTGAAATTCGTCCCGGAACTTTCATTTTAATGGATGTAGGACAAGGTAGTGCAATTTCTGATTTTAGTAAATGTGCGGCAACAGTTTTGTCTAGTGTAATTAGTCGACCTACTGCTGAACGTGTCGTTCTCGATGCCGGTGCAAAAGCATTGACTTCACAAAATCGCACGGAAGGAATATGCACTACTTATGGCTATGGACTGATTAAAAATTCAAATAATGTACGATTAAGTGGCGTATTTGATGAGCATGCTGTACTTTACAATAGAGGATTTCGTGAAGCAATTGCTGTCGGTGACAAAGTAGAAGTAATTCCAAATCATATTTGTCCAACATGCAATTTATATGAAAAAGCTTATCTTGTCACTGATGGTAAAGTAATAAAAGAAATTCCAGTGCTTTGTAGAGGAAAATCACAATAA
- a CDS encoding RidA family protein, producing MEFIHTNHSKFSSGHYCPAIIHDGIAYISGQLPINYDLKEKFPKGSLKDQVKQALSNLEAVLIQCGSSRKSVLKTTVYVSDIDGWEEVNQTYAEFFGEHKPARTIVPTAGLHFNSLIEIDAVAAVESEENKG from the coding sequence ATGGAGTTTATTCATACGAATCACTCAAAATTTTCAAGTGGACATTATTGTCCAGCGATTATTCATGATGGAATTGCCTATATTTCAGGGCAGTTACCAATAAATTATGACCTAAAAGAAAAATTCCCCAAAGGGTCTCTAAAAGATCAGGTAAAACAAGCTTTATCAAACTTAGAAGCTGTTTTGATTCAATGTGGTAGCAGTAGAAAATCGGTTTTAAAAACAACGGTATATGTATCGGATATTGATGGTTGGGAAGAAGTAAATCAAACTTATGCCGAATTTTTTGGTGAGCATAAGCCTGCTCGTACGATTGTACCGACGGCAGGGTTACATTTTAATTCACTTATTGAAATAGATGCGGTTGCGGCAGTAGAATCTGAAGAAAATAAGGGGTGA
- a CDS encoding helix-turn-helix transcriptional regulator, whose product MKKELSKYIPMIKMLAQTFGKSCEIVLHDLSQPQSSVVYTINNHVTGRQIGQPFDHLIKQVLLAKDFTDDYKANYLICTPDKREIKSSTVFLRDSTDKIIGAICINYDLSALRNIQNFCNDMLMIDTETIPSEIEPFDHVVEIVDDLIDKIISNTDVATLKRKDKIELIHFMEKKGVFLIKGSIDKVAEKMNISKVTVYSYLDEIKKMEN is encoded by the coding sequence ATGAAAAAAGAATTAAGCAAATATATTCCTATGATAAAAATGCTTGCGCAAACTTTTGGGAAGAGCTGTGAAATTGTTCTGCATGATTTATCACAGCCTCAGTCTTCCGTCGTCTATACGATAAACAATCATGTTACTGGACGTCAAATTGGTCAACCATTTGATCATTTAATTAAACAAGTGCTTCTAGCAAAAGATTTTACCGATGATTATAAAGCAAACTATTTAATTTGTACGCCAGATAAAAGAGAAATAAAATCTTCAACAGTATTTTTGCGTGATTCTACTGATAAAATTATTGGTGCAATCTGTATTAATTATGATTTATCAGCATTGCGTAACATCCAAAATTTTTGCAATGATATGTTAATGATAGATACTGAAACGATTCCATCTGAAATTGAACCTTTTGATCATGTAGTAGAAATCGTGGATGATTTAATTGATAAAATTATCTCTAATACAGATGTAGCAACATTAAAACGTAAAGATAAAATTGAACTCATTCATTTCATGGAGAAAAAAGGCGTATTTTTAATTAAAGGAAGTATTGATAAAGTCGCTGAAAAAATGAACATTTCTAAAGTAACTGTCTATAGTTATCTTGATGAAATAAAAAAAATGGAAAACTAA
- a CDS encoding asparaginase, translating to MTTLPKIKVLATGGTIAGSSASSTEMTGYQAGTLGVDLLLSAVPGIQKIVDISGEQISEIDSCNMTEEIWFKLANKLNALLADDEITGVVITHGTDTMEETAYFLNLVLNSSKPVVLVGAMRPATAISADGPLNLLNAVKIAIHPDSIGQGVLVTMNDEIHSARDVTKTNTFMVNTFKATELGILGYIINGEVKYYRATTRKHTTNVDLPLEHITELPQVEIIYAHANQNRILIDAAVESGAKGIIYAGMGNGSIHCNAEAALIDAAKQGVIVVRSSRAGNGVVVTTNPFWDENNFVKSDTLNPQKARILLALALTQTNKPEEIQKMFSEY from the coding sequence ATGACAACATTACCCAAAATTAAAGTTTTAGCAACCGGTGGTACAATCGCTGGAAGTTCAGCTTCTAGCACCGAAATGACAGGCTATCAAGCTGGCACATTAGGAGTTGACCTTTTACTATCTGCTGTACCCGGAATACAAAAAATTGTCGATATAAGCGGCGAACAAATTTCTGAAATTGACAGTTGTAATATGACTGAAGAAATATGGTTTAAGTTAGCGAATAAACTTAATGCTTTACTCGCAGACGATGAAATTACTGGTGTCGTTATTACACATGGTACCGATACAATGGAAGAAACTGCTTACTTTCTAAATCTCGTTTTAAATAGCAGCAAACCAGTCGTATTAGTAGGTGCAATGCGGCCAGCAACAGCCATTAGCGCTGATGGTCCGTTAAATTTATTAAACGCTGTAAAAATCGCAATTCATCCAGATTCTATTGGACAAGGTGTTCTTGTCACGATGAATGACGAAATTCATTCTGCCCGCGATGTAACAAAAACCAATACTTTCATGGTAAATACCTTCAAAGCAACAGAATTGGGTATTCTCGGCTATATTATTAATGGCGAAGTAAAATACTATCGTGCAACTACTCGCAAGCATACCACAAATGTAGATTTACCCTTAGAACATATAACAGAGTTGCCACAAGTAGAAATTATTTATGCACATGCCAATCAAAATCGTATTTTAATTGATGCTGCTGTAGAAAGCGGAGCTAAAGGAATTATTTATGCTGGTATGGGAAATGGCAGCATTCACTGCAACGCTGAAGCAGCTTTAATTGATGCAGCTAAACAAGGGGTAATCGTTGTACGAAGCAGCCGTGCAGGAAATGGTGTTGTCGTTACAACTAATCCGTTCTGGGATGAAAATAATTTTGTAAAATCAGATACTCTTAATCCTCAAAAAGCAAGAATTCTCCTCGCTTTAGCTTTAACCCAGACAAATAAACCCGAAGAAATCCAGAAAATGTTTAGTGAATATTAA
- a CDS encoding methyl-accepting chemotaxis protein yields the protein MGMKNKFLVLIAVIAAILIIVSGIGYYNSQKQLTESIESRLAMIVDQQAYEVDSWMMSKANKMTMIADTFLHMPEDIINAKGSVMGLANDKDVQNFYNGRENGLFIRSNEADILPPDYNPTTRGWYVNAKNSGTLIFTDVYMDIGTKKNVISAAVPYKDAMGKTQGVLAMDISLDIMNEIAKNINIDKHGKGFIIDKAGVVIAQGEGGIEEKDMQESELFKSHWQEMQTNDKGNFEVNVNGQKMIFSYAKVEHMGWIVGIMVEESFVYSDLATMKINYTIITIISIIVLLVLGLRFSNMITKPIIMLTNSAEKMSNGDLQGEKLQVTTNDEIGTLVKAFNTMSDNLRDLIRQVSGSSEMIAASSEELTASAHQSAEAANHVAGTVVNVAEGMQNQMVTLEATSSEVAGVANEVAQVADQTNKVSEISNKTATEAQQGQKLMSDAIEQMTQIEKTVVDSAEVVARLGENSKQIGQIVDTISGIAGQTNLLALNAAIEAARAGEQGRGFAVVAEEVRKLAEQSQNATQEITNLITSIQKDTMQAVEAMDNGSKEVKAGSESIREVGSAFKAILNMVQEITDNMGTVAQSVKQVSTGSEKIVESIEKVNKVSHQATDQAQSISAATQQQSASTEEIASSSRSLAQMAEDMQTMINKFKI from the coding sequence ATGGGGATGAAAAATAAATTTTTGGTGTTAATTGCAGTTATCGCAGCGATTTTAATTATTGTATCGGGGATTGGATATTATAATTCTCAAAAGCAATTAACAGAAAGTATTGAAAGCAGGTTAGCTATGATTGTCGATCAGCAAGCATATGAAGTCGACAGCTGGATGATGTCGAAAGCGAATAAAATGACAATGATTGCAGATACTTTTTTACATATGCCGGAAGATATCATCAATGCAAAAGGGTCTGTAATGGGATTAGCGAATGATAAAGATGTTCAAAATTTTTATAATGGGAGAGAAAATGGTCTATTTATTAGATCGAATGAAGCAGATATTCTACCACCAGACTATAATCCGACTACCCGTGGGTGGTATGTAAATGCAAAAAATTCAGGGACCTTGATATTCACTGATGTATATATGGATATTGGTACTAAAAAAAATGTTATTAGTGCAGCAGTTCCATATAAAGATGCTATGGGGAAAACGCAAGGCGTTTTGGCAATGGATATTTCTCTTGATATTATGAACGAGATAGCAAAGAACATAAATATTGATAAGCATGGAAAAGGCTTTATTATAGATAAAGCTGGAGTTGTAATTGCGCAAGGTGAAGGCGGAATTGAAGAAAAAGACATGCAAGAAAGTGAATTATTTAAAAGTCATTGGCAAGAGATGCAGACTAATGATAAAGGAAACTTTGAAGTGAACGTCAATGGACAAAAAATGATTTTTAGCTATGCAAAAGTAGAACATATGGGTTGGATTGTAGGTATTATGGTTGAAGAAAGCTTTGTTTATAGCGATTTAGCAACGATGAAAATCAACTATACTATTATCACTATTATTAGTATTATCGTATTGTTAGTACTAGGATTACGTTTCTCTAATATGATTACAAAACCGATTATCATGTTAACGAATAGCGCTGAAAAGATGTCGAATGGAGATTTACAAGGAGAAAAGCTGCAAGTAACGACAAATGATGAAATTGGTACTTTAGTTAAGGCATTTAATACAATGAGTGACAACCTAAGAGATCTCATTCGTCAAGTATCCGGTTCCTCGGAAATGATTGCAGCATCATCAGAAGAATTGACAGCAAGTGCGCATCAATCTGCAGAAGCAGCAAATCATGTTGCAGGAACAGTGGTAAACGTGGCAGAAGGAATGCAAAATCAAATGGTAACGTTAGAAGCAACATCAAGTGAAGTTGCAGGTGTAGCAAATGAAGTTGCACAAGTAGCAGACCAAACAAATAAAGTAAGTGAAATTTCTAATAAGACAGCAACAGAGGCACAACAAGGTCAAAAATTAATGTCGGATGCAATTGAACAAATGACACAAATTGAAAAGACGGTTGTTGATTCAGCAGAAGTTGTAGCAAGACTAGGAGAAAACTCAAAACAAATCGGACAAATCGTTGATACGATTTCTGGAATTGCAGGACAAACTAATTTATTAGCATTAAATGCAGCGATTGAAGCGGCTAGAGCAGGGGAACAGGGAAGAGGATTTGCCGTTGTAGCAGAAGAAGTAAGAAAATTAGCAGAACAATCTCAAAATGCAACACAGGAAATTACAAATCTTATTACAAGCATTCAAAAAGATACGATGCAGGCCGTTGAAGCTATGGATAACGGAAGTAAGGAGGTAAAAGCGGGGTCGGAATCAATAAGAGAAGTAGGAAGTGCATTTAAAGCAATTTTGAATATGGTACAGGAAATCACGGATAATATGGGTACAGTTGCTCAATCGGTAAAACAAGTTTCCACAGGCAGTGAAAAAATAGTGGAATCAATTGAAAAGGTGAATAAAGTAAGTCATCAGGCAACAGACCAGGCACAATCAATTTCAGCAGCGACACAGCAGCAATCGGCATCAACTGAAGAGATTGCATCATCATCAAGATCATTAGCGCAAATGGCAGAAGATATGCAAACCATGATTAATAAATTTAAAATTTAA
- a CDS encoding NADH-quinone oxidoreductase subunit N, which yields MNFSIISTELLVLVLALVLMAVDLILPAKETRRSIGYIAIFGLLGLFLHTFTQYHLGHSEYFYQNLFILDNFAIFFKQLFILSVGFTILFSLDYVETLPKYRGEYYVILLFALLGMMVMASANDFLTMFVGLELMTISFYILVGYKLGNRLSSEAGVKYLLIGSASTAVMLYGISLVYGVTSQITFAGICMNYHLFYAAGLAGITMVMIGFFFKLSVIPFHMWAPDIYQGAPTPITALLAMGSKAAGLAVFMRILYTAFPITADYWLPILSIFAAICMIFGNIMAIRQENLKRMLAYSSIAQAGYMMVGIVAADVAGMKAVMFYALLYVFANVGAFAVLAVIDKYKGGTDTKDIKGLSRTAPILAAVMTISLLSMAGIPPTAGFVGKLYLFTAVVEQGYLWLAFVGFIMSMISVYYYLMVAKAMYMEYDEDETKIVISGAIRAVVLISSIATILIGICPEKVALITNIASQTFMR from the coding sequence ATGAATTTTTCGATAATCAGCACAGAGCTGCTAGTTTTAGTATTAGCATTAGTTTTAATGGCAGTTGATTTAATTCTGCCGGCAAAAGAGACACGACGCAGTATTGGTTATATTGCGATTTTTGGTCTGCTTGGTTTATTTCTTCATACGTTCACTCAGTATCATTTAGGACATAGTGAATATTTTTATCAAAATTTATTTATCTTAGATAACTTTGCGATATTCTTTAAACAACTCTTTATTTTATCTGTAGGATTTACCATTTTATTTTCCTTAGATTATGTAGAGACATTGCCAAAATATCGTGGTGAATATTATGTTATTTTACTGTTTGCTTTATTAGGTATGATGGTAATGGCATCAGCGAATGATTTCTTAACAATGTTTGTTGGGTTAGAATTAATGACGATTTCATTTTATATTTTAGTTGGCTATAAGTTAGGAAATCGTTTATCAAGTGAAGCCGGAGTAAAATATTTATTGATAGGTTCTGCATCTACAGCAGTGATGTTATATGGAATCAGTTTGGTGTATGGTGTGACAAGTCAGATTACTTTTGCAGGCATTTGTATGAATTATCATTTGTTTTATGCAGCAGGACTTGCAGGGATTACAATGGTGATGATTGGATTCTTCTTTAAATTATCAGTCATTCCATTTCATATGTGGGCGCCTGATATTTATCAAGGAGCACCAACTCCTATAACAGCGCTTTTAGCAATGGGATCTAAAGCCGCAGGCTTAGCAGTATTTATGCGTATTTTATATACGGCATTTCCGATTACTGCTGACTATTGGTTACCGATACTCTCTATTTTTGCAGCAATTTGTATGATATTTGGTAATATTATGGCAATTCGTCAAGAAAATTTAAAAAGAATGCTAGCATATTCTTCGATTGCACAAGCAGGCTATATGATGGTCGGTATCGTAGCCGCTGATGTGGCAGGAATGAAAGCGGTAATGTTTTATGCGCTTTTATATGTATTTGCGAATGTAGGTGCTTTTGCTGTGCTTGCTGTGATTGATAAATATAAAGGTGGCACAGATACGAAAGATATTAAGGGGTTATCGAGGACAGCTCCAATTTTAGCAGCTGTGATGACGATTTCGCTACTCTCTATGGCTGGAATTCCACCAACAGCTGGTTTTGTTGGTAAATTGTATTTATTTACTGCTGTTGTTGAACAAGGCTATTTATGGTTGGCATTTGTCGGCTTTATCATGTCGATGATCTCTGTATATTATTATTTGATGGTAGCAAAAGCAATGTATATGGAATACGATGAAGATGAAACCAAAATTGTAATTTCTGGCGCAATTCGAGCGGTAGTATTAATTAGCTCAATTGCAACAATTTTAATTGGGATTTGCCCAGAAAAAGTTGCATTGATTACGAACATTGCATCGCAAACATTTATGAGATAA
- a CDS encoding complex I subunit 4 family protein gives MGEFPLMTAILLAPIVGSLMLCFVSKESKQVAKLIAAGSMIAALGMTVFAYVTYDISLGGMQFVEEIPWITDLGVAYAVGVDGISLPMLLLTNLIGLAAVFSSWNIDNRSKEFFILLLVLIAGVTGTFIARDLFIFLLCYELVVIPIYIMVLIWGSTKRVAKEYAGMKLTIYLLMGSAFMLVGIVALYLQAYPGPLRTFSMEALVAAQQMGHFSEEFQIFAFLLLLIGFGSLLSMFPFHSWSPDGYAGAPTAVSMIHAGVLKKIGGYGLIRLGLLVLPLGAKFWAPLIAALAMINVVYAAYIALAQKDLKYVIGYSSVSHMGYVLLGFAALNVISVNGAIANMVAHGVMSALFFAMIGYVYEKTHLRSVDELCGLAHQMPRIAVGFMLAGMASLGLPGLIGFVPEFTIFVGSFGEYPVCAVLAISGIIFTALYTLRVLAKVLFGPRSVRFDKYRDAKGVELMPLILLGIVLIGFGIFPQLLMGVINSGVEPLMPLFAQLSDAPTLLGGMCK, from the coding sequence ATGGGTGAATTTCCTTTGATGACGGCGATTTTGCTAGCACCGATTGTCGGCTCATTGATGCTTTGTTTTGTTTCTAAAGAATCAAAACAAGTTGCAAAATTAATTGCTGCTGGATCGATGATTGCAGCTTTAGGAATGACAGTTTTTGCTTATGTAACTTATGATATTTCTTTAGGTGGAATGCAGTTTGTGGAAGAAATTCCGTGGATTACGGACTTAGGTGTAGCTTATGCCGTTGGTGTGGATGGAATATCGCTTCCTATGTTATTATTAACGAATTTAATTGGCTTGGCAGCAGTATTTAGCTCCTGGAATATAGATAATCGTTCCAAAGAGTTCTTTATTCTATTATTAGTTTTGATTGCTGGTGTAACAGGCACATTTATTGCACGTGATTTATTTATTTTCTTACTGTGCTATGAGTTAGTGGTTATTCCAATTTATATCATGGTACTTATTTGGGGATCGACAAAACGAGTTGCCAAAGAATATGCTGGTATGAAATTAACGATATATTTATTAATGGGGTCAGCATTCATGCTCGTTGGTATCGTTGCGCTTTATTTACAGGCCTATCCGGGGCCACTTAGAACCTTTAGTATGGAGGCGCTTGTAGCTGCACAGCAGATGGGGCATTTTAGCGAAGAATTTCAAATCTTTGCTTTCTTGTTATTGCTTATTGGTTTTGGATCTCTTTTATCGATGTTTCCTTTTCATAGTTGGTCACCAGACGGATACGCAGGTGCACCGACAGCAGTATCGATGATTCATGCTGGTGTTTTGAAAAAAATTGGTGGATATGGTTTGATTCGTTTAGGTCTTCTTGTATTGCCTTTAGGCGCAAAATTTTGGGCACCGCTCATTGCGGCTTTGGCAATGATTAATGTTGTTTATGCAGCGTATATTGCTTTAGCGCAAAAAGATTTAAAATATGTGATTGGATATTCTTCGGTATCACATATGGGATATGTATTATTAGGTTTTGCAGCACTCAATGTAATTAGTGTGAATGGTGCGATTGCCAATATGGTTGCACATGGTGTGATGAGTGCATTGTTCTTTGCGATGATTGGTTATGTTTATGAGAAAACGCATTTACGCAGTGTAGATGAGCTTTGTGGTTTAGCTCATCAGATGCCACGCATAGCAGTAGGTTTTATGCTTGCAGGGATGGCATCACTTGGATTACCTGGATTAATTGGATTCGTGCCGGAATTTACAATTTTTGTTGGTTCCTTTGGTGAATATCCAGTTTGTGCGGTTTTAGCAATTTCAGGCATTATCTTTACCGCTTTATATACCTTACGGGTATTAGCTAAAGTATTGTTTGGTCCACGTTCAGTACGTTTTGATAAATATCGTGATGCTAAAGGCGTGGAATTAATGCCGCTTATTCTTTTGGGTATCGTCTTAATTGGTTTTGGTATATTCCCTCAACTTTTAATGGGTGTGATTAATAGTGGTGTAGAACCGCTAATGCCTTTATTTGCTCAATTAAGTGATGCACCGACTTTACTGGGAGGGATGTGCAAATGA
- the nuoL gene encoding NADH-quinone oxidoreductase subunit L encodes MFSEFALHHAWLIPLLPAIAFLFVGLGVRKCWRLSAAVAITMSTASFALALGIAQAVLNLNITVETPFVQRISWMSIPGLHIDMGVLIDPLTAMMLFVVTLVSLLVQIYSVGYMHGDNGFGRFFAYLSLFAASMLGLVIAVNFVQLFVFWELVGLCSYLLIGYYFHKISAREAAKKAFITTRVGDFGLLLGILLLQITFGTLDFVSLREMLPGYIAVYGTAFLTVVALLLFVGPIGKSGQFPLHVWLPDAMEGPTPVSALIHAATMVVAGVYLIARAYFLFSQLPFVMDVIAWLGAFTAFFAASIAFTQREIKRILAYSTVSQLGYMMLALGVGSLTASMFHLMTHAFFKALLFLGAGAVMHALHDEADIFKMGGLRKKLPVTFATMTIGVLAISGLPPFAGFFSKDEILAAAAAVSTPLYLLATLTAFMTAFYMFRLLFVTFFGEARNEHTPHEAPFSMKLPLIVLATLAVVSGLFGHLFGFGDWVRFGSPHHGGIDYTIAGTSIILSLLAMYLAWNIYVAKRWSADAISEKFGCLYDWSFHKYYIDEFYAILTKYFVDGIGKILYLIDIYIVDGIVNALARFTGMFSNLLSRGQTGQVQQYAAVFFCGVIALLAFSLFYAYKMLALMRAGGAF; translated from the coding sequence ATGTTTAGTGAATTTGCACTTCATCACGCTTGGTTGATTCCACTACTCCCTGCAATTGCTTTTTTGTTTGTTGGACTTGGAGTAAGAAAGTGCTGGCGGTTATCTGCAGCAGTTGCGATTACGATGAGTACAGCAAGTTTTGCTTTGGCACTTGGAATTGCACAAGCGGTTTTAAATTTAAATATCACCGTTGAAACGCCATTTGTACAAAGAATTTCTTGGATGAGCATTCCTGGATTACATATTGATATGGGTGTATTAATTGATCCATTGACGGCGATGATGTTATTTGTTGTTACGTTAGTTTCTTTATTAGTACAGATTTATTCTGTAGGATATATGCATGGAGACAATGGCTTTGGACGGTTCTTTGCATATTTATCATTGTTTGCGGCTTCGATGCTTGGTTTAGTTATCGCTGTAAACTTTGTTCAACTATTTGTTTTTTGGGAACTGGTAGGTTTATGCTCTTATTTATTAATCGGTTATTATTTTCACAAAATCTCGGCAAGAGAAGCGGCGAAAAAAGCTTTTATTACAACGCGTGTCGGAGATTTTGGTTTGCTGCTCGGTATTTTATTATTACAAATTACGTTTGGTACGCTAGATTTTGTATCGCTTCGTGAGATGTTGCCAGGCTATATTGCAGTCTATGGTACAGCATTTTTGACAGTAGTTGCGTTACTTCTTTTTGTTGGACCAATCGGTAAATCTGGTCAGTTTCCTTTGCATGTATGGCTTCCTGATGCTATGGAAGGACCAACGCCAGTATCGGCATTAATTCATGCGGCTACAATGGTCGTAGCTGGGGTATATTTGATTGCTAGAGCTTATTTCTTATTTAGTCAGTTACCTTTTGTGATGGATGTGATTGCATGGCTTGGAGCATTTACTGCATTTTTTGCTGCTAGCATTGCATTTACACAACGTGAAATTAAACGTATTTTGGCATATTCTACAGTAAGTCAGCTTGGCTATATGATGCTTGCTTTAGGCGTAGGATCGCTTACTGCATCCATGTTTCACCTGATGACACATGCATTTTTTAAAGCACTGTTATTCTTAGGCGCAGGTGCAGTTATGCATGCTCTACATGATGAGGCGGATATCTTTAAAATGGGTGGATTGAGAAAAAAATTGCCGGTTACCTTTGCTACAATGACAATTGGTGTCCTTGCAATTTCTGGACTTCCTCCATTTGCCGGTTTCTTTTCTAAAGATGAAATTTTAGCGGCAGCGGCGGCGGTTAGTACGCCACTATATTTACTGGCAACGCTTACGGCCTTTATGACGGCCTTCTATATGTTTAGATTATTATTCGTGACTTTCTTCGGCGAAGCGCGAAATGAACATACACCACATGAAGCACCATTTAGCATGAAGTTACCATTGATTGTTTTGGCTACACTTGCAGTAGTGAGTGGTTTGTTTGGACACCTTTTTGGCTTTGGTGATTGGGTACGGTTTGGATCTCCGCATCATGGCGGGATTGATTATACGATTGCGGGAACCTCTATTATATTATCGTTACTTGCAATGTATTTAGCTTGGAATATTTATGTTGCAAAACGTTGGTCGGCGGATGCAATCAGCGAAAAATTTGGTTGTCTTTATGACTGGAGTTTCCATAAATATTATATTGATGAGTTTTATGCAATACTCACAAAATACTTTGTTGATGGTATAGGTAAGATTTTATATTTAATTGATATTTATATTGTCGATGGCATTGTGAATGCATTGGCAAGATTTACTGGAATGTTTAGCAACTTATTAAGCAGAGGACAAACTGGCCAAGTACAACAATATGCAGCAGTCTTTTTCTGCGGTGTAATCGCATTATTGGCATTTAGTCTGTTTTATGCGTATAAGATGCTAGCACTTATGCGGGCAGGAGGTGCTTTTTAA
- the nuoK gene encoding NADH-quinone oxidoreductase subunit NuoK: MTIGLTHFLVLAALLFCIGLYGLFVKRNIIAILMCIELMLNAVNINFIAFNHFVPVSDLTGQVMTIFSITVAAAEVAIGFALAFRIYRDKFTVNADELDGMKG; this comes from the coding sequence ATGACGATTGGTCTAACACATTTTTTAGTTTTAGCCGCGCTCTTGTTTTGTATAGGTTTATACGGTTTATTTGTAAAGAGAAATATTATTGCTATTTTGATGTGTATTGAGTTAATGCTCAATGCAGTGAATATTAATTTTATTGCTTTTAATCATTTTGTTCCAGTAAGTGATCTTACGGGACAAGTAATGACGATATTTTCAATTACCGTTGCGGCTGCTGAAGTTGCAATAGGTTTTGCCTTGGCGTTTAGAATTTATCGCGATAAATTTACTGTGAATGCAGACGAATTAGATGGCATGAAAGGGTAG